From one Ammospiza nelsoni isolate bAmmNel1 chromosome 14, bAmmNel1.pri, whole genome shotgun sequence genomic stretch:
- the NMB gene encoding neuromedin-B, with product MALRCLLLLLCGAALGPAVHLDFAEHRSQAAKIKVNPRGNLWATGHFMGKKSVTGSPHLEAAEEPAVPVVFGPSLRALLEDMMELLTRELLKILLQERLLDENQGKYDLTGQETGLLTKVLEKYFSN from the exons ATGGCGCTGcgctgcctgctgctgctgctgtgcggAGCCGCGCTCGGACCCGCCGTGCACCTCGACTTCGCCGAGCACCGCAGCCAGGCCGCCAAGATCAAGGTCAACCCCCGCGGCAACCTCTGGGCCACAG GTCACTTCATGGGCAAGAAGAGCGTGACGGGCTCCCCACACCTGGAGGCTGCCGAGGAGCCTGCGGTGCCCGTGGTGTTCGGTCCCTCTCTCCGAGCCCTGCTGGAGGACATGATGGAACTGCTGACCCGGGAGCTCCTGAAAATCCTCTTGCAGGAAAGGCTGCTGGATGAGAACCAAGGGAAATACGACCTCACTGGCCAG gagACAGGGCTTTTAACAAAGGTGCTGGAGAAGTACTTCTCAaactga